One genomic region from Knoellia sp. p5-6-4 encodes:
- a CDS encoding ABC transporter permease translates to MNRNPLKTQADRRKERIDSLAATAGGGTVTGAGEIEEAPGVSLIASAWRRLRRNPVFLVGAGITLAFVVLALVAPWVAPHDPTEGLLLDKVRQQTNPIPGPEPGFPLGADNRGRDLLSRLIVGAQQTLVVGVVSTVLGLIGGLFLGTLAGAFGGWVDSFVMRVVDVMLSIPSLLLAMSIAAVAARPSMWTVIIAIAIVQIPIFARLLRGSMLAVRHSDHVLAARALGVKQSAIVFRHIIPNSLAPVIVQATIVLATAIIDAAALSFLGLGNPDDRRPEWGQMLGQAQEFLGDYPHLAFYPAACIIIVALGFTLMGESLREALDPKTRR, encoded by the coding sequence ATGAACCGCAACCCCCTCAAGACCCAGGCCGACCGGCGCAAGGAGCGGATCGACAGCCTCGCCGCCACCGCCGGCGGCGGCACCGTGACCGGCGCGGGCGAGATCGAGGAGGCGCCCGGCGTCTCCCTCATCGCGAGCGCCTGGCGCCGGCTGCGCCGCAACCCGGTGTTCCTGGTCGGAGCCGGCATCACCCTGGCCTTCGTGGTCCTCGCGCTGGTCGCCCCCTGGGTCGCACCGCACGACCCCACCGAGGGCCTGCTGCTCGACAAGGTGCGCCAGCAGACCAACCCGATCCCGGGGCCGGAGCCCGGCTTCCCGCTCGGGGCCGACAACCGTGGCCGCGACCTGCTGTCCCGCCTCATCGTGGGCGCCCAGCAGACCCTCGTCGTCGGCGTCGTGTCGACGGTCCTGGGCCTGATCGGCGGCCTGTTCCTCGGCACCCTGGCGGGCGCCTTCGGCGGCTGGGTCGACTCCTTCGTCATGCGTGTCGTCGACGTGATGCTCTCCATCCCGTCGCTGCTGCTGGCCATGTCGATCGCCGCGGTGGCAGCTCGCCCCAGCATGTGGACGGTCATCATCGCCATCGCCATCGTGCAGATCCCGATCTTCGCCCGCCTGCTGCGCGGCTCGATGCTGGCAGTGCGCCACAGCGACCACGTGCTGGCGGCCAGGGCCCTGGGCGTGAAGCAGTCCGCGATCGTGTTCCGGCACATCATCCCGAACTCCCTGGCGCCGGTGATCGTGCAGGCCACGATCGTGCTGGCCACCGCGATCATCGACGCCGCGGCGCTGTCCTTCCTCGGCCTCGGCAACCCGGACGACCGCAGGCCGGAGTGGGGCCAGATGCTCGGCCAGGCCCAGGAGTTCCTCGGCGACTACCCGCACCTGGCGTTCTACCCGGCCGCGTGCATCATCATCGTCGCCCTCGGCTTCACGCTCATGGGCGAGTCGCTGCGCGAGGCGCTCGACCCGAAGACCCGGAGGTAA
- a CDS encoding ABC transporter substrate-binding protein, which produces MKYTRKATPVVLATTLALTLAACAQSERESGGENTAGGGDTKDTFTFGAAGAPEVFDPFYATDGETFRITRQMMEGLVGIKAGTAEVEPELAEKWEPSDDGKTWTFTLRKGVKFTDGEPFNAEAVCYNFERMFDQNAAAQAGPAEYWGYTMGAFKDKAAESLFQGCEAKDESTAVLKVARATSKFPTMLSLDSFSMQSPKALEAGKANDVKTQGEGFAYPAYSQAPVGTGPYKLDKYDEANKTVTLVRNDDYWGEKAKTSKIIFKIIPDESTRRQELKAGSIDAYDLPNPVDWKGLEADGNKVEVRPAFNILYMGLNPEKNPKLKDIKVRQALYHALNRDQLVKTQLPEGATVATQFMPEAVKGYNKDLQPYAYDPEKAKSLLAEAGATGMSLTFAYPSEVSRPYMPNPQKIHDALRTDLEKVGIKVNVVTKPWNGGYLDGVDNGQFDAWLLGWTGDYDSADNFIGTFFGNLSVNDFHTKVTDYGKKLSEDLAKADGIVDEAERTKAYEEVNKQIMEEYLPGLAISHSPPALVTGPKVEGVVPSPLTAEEFSGVTVGK; this is translated from the coding sequence ATGAAGTACACGCGGAAGGCGACTCCGGTCGTCTTGGCGACGACGCTGGCCCTGACGCTGGCGGCCTGCGCCCAGTCGGAGCGCGAATCCGGCGGCGAGAACACCGCGGGCGGCGGTGACACCAAGGACACCTTCACCTTCGGTGCGGCCGGCGCTCCCGAGGTCTTCGACCCCTTCTACGCCACTGACGGCGAGACCTTCCGGATCACCCGCCAGATGATGGAGGGGCTGGTCGGCATCAAGGCCGGCACCGCCGAGGTCGAGCCCGAGCTCGCCGAGAAGTGGGAGCCCTCCGACGACGGCAAGACCTGGACCTTCACCCTGCGCAAGGGTGTGAAGTTCACCGACGGCGAGCCCTTCAACGCCGAGGCCGTCTGCTACAACTTCGAGCGCATGTTCGACCAGAACGCGGCCGCCCAGGCGGGCCCGGCCGAGTACTGGGGCTACACGATGGGTGCCTTCAAGGACAAGGCCGCCGAGTCGCTGTTCCAGGGCTGCGAGGCCAAGGACGAGTCGACCGCCGTGCTCAAGGTCGCCCGCGCCACCTCGAAGTTCCCGACCATGCTGTCGCTGGACTCCTTCTCCATGCAGTCGCCGAAGGCGCTCGAGGCGGGCAAGGCCAACGACGTCAAGACCCAGGGTGAGGGCTTCGCCTACCCGGCCTACTCGCAGGCCCCCGTCGGCACCGGCCCCTACAAGCTCGACAAGTACGACGAGGCCAACAAGACGGTCACGCTCGTGCGCAACGACGACTACTGGGGCGAGAAGGCCAAGACCTCGAAGATCATCTTCAAGATCATCCCCGACGAGAGCACCCGTCGCCAGGAGCTCAAGGCCGGCAGCATCGACGCCTACGACCTGCCGAACCCGGTGGACTGGAAGGGTCTCGAGGCCGACGGCAACAAGGTCGAGGTGCGTCCCGCGTTCAACATCCTCTACATGGGCCTGAACCCGGAGAAGAACCCGAAGCTCAAGGACATCAAGGTCCGCCAGGCCCTCTACCACGCCCTCAACCGGGACCAGCTGGTCAAGACCCAGCTGCCCGAGGGCGCGACGGTGGCCACCCAGTTCATGCCTGAGGCGGTCAAGGGCTACAACAAGGACCTGCAGCCCTACGCCTACGACCCCGAGAAGGCCAAGAGCCTGCTCGCCGAGGCCGGCGCCACGGGCATGAGCCTGACCTTCGCGTACCCGTCCGAGGTCTCGCGCCCCTACATGCCGAACCCGCAGAAGATCCACGACGCGCTGCGCACGGACCTCGAGAAGGTCGGCATCAAGGTCAACGTCGTCACCAAGCCGTGGAACGGCGGCTACCTCGACGGTGTCGACAACGGTCAGTTCGACGCCTGGCTGCTCGGCTGGACCGGCGACTACGACTCGGCCGACAACTTCATCGGCACCTTCTTCGGCAACCTGTCGGTCAACGACTTCCACACCAAGGTCACCGACTACGGCAAGAAGCTGTCCGAGGACCTCGCCAAGGCCGACGGCATCGTCGACGAGGCGGAGCGCACCAAGGCCTACGAAGAGGTCAACAAGCAGATCATGGAGGAGTACCTCCCGGGTCTGGCGATCAGCCACTCGCCGCCGGCGCTCGTCACCGGCCCGAAGGTCGAGGGCGTCGTCCCGTCGCCGCTGACGGCGGAGGAGTTCTCCGGCGTGACCGTCGGCAAGTAA
- a CDS encoding ABC transporter permease, which produces MLRFIVRRLIQMVGVVIVLSLLLFIWLRSLPGGTVSAMLGDRATPESTARLTKELGLDQPIWVQYGRFVQRVLSGDFGVSTGVLPGRDALDIFLTRMPATIELAIVAMVIAIAAGIPLGYVAARRRGSALDNTSIVGSLVGVAVPVFFLAFVLKFIFAEELGVLPVSGRQSTGIDATRVTGFFVLDGVLTREWDAAWDSFKHLILPALALSSIPFAVIFRITRASVLEVMDEDYVRTAESKGLANSTIRGRHILRNALLPVITTIGLQTGGLLVGAVLTERVFSWGGIGDALANAFTLRDYAVLQILILAAAVTFVVINLIVDVAYAVIDPRVRTR; this is translated from the coding sequence GTGCTGAGGTTCATTGTGCGGCGACTGATCCAGATGGTGGGGGTGGTCATCGTCCTGTCGCTGCTGCTGTTCATCTGGCTGAGATCCCTGCCGGGGGGCACGGTCTCGGCCATGCTGGGTGACCGCGCGACCCCGGAGTCGACGGCCCGGCTGACCAAGGAGCTCGGGCTCGACCAGCCCATCTGGGTGCAGTACGGCCGCTTCGTGCAGCGGGTGCTGAGCGGTGACTTCGGCGTCTCCACGGGCGTCCTGCCCGGCCGTGACGCCCTCGACATCTTCCTGACCCGCATGCCGGCCACCATCGAGCTGGCCATCGTCGCGATGGTCATCGCGATCGCCGCGGGCATCCCGCTCGGCTACGTCGCTGCCCGTCGTCGCGGATCGGCCCTCGACAACACCTCGATCGTGGGGTCGCTCGTCGGGGTCGCGGTGCCGGTCTTCTTCCTGGCGTTCGTCCTCAAGTTCATCTTCGCCGAGGAGCTCGGCGTGCTGCCCGTGTCGGGCCGCCAGAGCACCGGCATCGACGCGACCCGGGTCACCGGGTTCTTCGTGCTCGACGGCGTGCTCACCCGGGAGTGGGACGCGGCCTGGGACTCGTTCAAGCACCTGATCCTGCCCGCGCTGGCCCTGTCGAGCATCCCGTTCGCGGTGATCTTCCGCATCACGCGCGCCTCGGTGCTCGAGGTGATGGACGAGGACTACGTGCGCACCGCAGAGTCCAAGGGCCTGGCCAACAGCACCATCCGTGGCCGCCACATCCTGCGCAACGCGCTGCTGCCCGTCATCACGACCATCGGCCTGCAGACCGGTGGCCTCCTGGTCGGAGCCGTGCTCACCGAACGGGTCTTCTCGTGGGGCGGCATCGGCGACGCCCTCGCGAACGCGTTCACGCTGCGCGACTACGCCGTCCTCCAGATCCTCATCCTGGCGGCGGCCGTCACCTTCGTGGTGATCAACCTGATCGTCGACGTCGCCTACGCCGTCATCGACCCGCGCGTCCGCACGAGGTGA